In one Nicotiana tomentosiformis chromosome 6, ASM39032v3, whole genome shotgun sequence genomic region, the following are encoded:
- the LOC138893790 gene encoding uncharacterized protein translates to MMIKTLIWNIRSVKTQQAFHRVINLHREHAFFIVALMEPFQKTKHIQRYMKRIGMDNAYSNINGKIWLFLDIVVEWELLNDTEQQVTIKVYHKDIGKHIIMTFIFTKCSSLERLELWDNLYNIANDMELPWVVGGDFNVISSEEEKIGGLLVYPSEYEDFAFCVNSSGLVDLGYKRSLLTWWNGRPNVECIFK, encoded by the coding sequence ATGATGATTAAGACATTAATCTGGAATATAAGGTCTGTCAAAACCCAACAGGCCTTTCATAGGGTTATTAATCTGCACAGGGAGCATGCATTCTTCATAGTTGCACTAATGGAACCATTCCAGAAAACTAAGCACATTCAGAGATACATGAAAAGGATAGGAATGGACAATGCATACTCAAACATAAATGGCAAGATATGGTTGTTCTTAGACATAGTAGTGGAGTGGGAACTACTGAATGATACAGAACAACAGGTGACTATCAAGGTCTATCATAAAGACATTGGTAAACATATTATTATGACTTTTATCTTCACTAAATGTTCTTCTCTTGAGAGGCTAGAATTGTGGGACAACTTGTATAATATTGCTAATGACATGGAATTACCTTGGGTAGTTGGTGGAGACTTCAATGTTATATCGAGTGAGGAAGAAAAGATAGGAGGACTTCTAGTTTACCCCTCAGAATATGAGGACTTTGCATTTTGTGTAAATTCAAGTGGATTAGTTGATCTTGGTTACAAAAGAAGCCTCTTGACATGGTGGAATGGAAGACCAAATGTTGAGTGTATTTTCAAGTAG